One segment of Variovorax sp. V93 DNA contains the following:
- a CDS encoding MarR family winged helix-turn-helix transcriptional regulator has translation MATRKQTAAKAPQPRKARTEVPSKLNATADKSTDHDLERAIPYLLARAGMRMGQSFSKELKQFKLSLTEWRVCVALHHKAHQRLSDLALHTSTDASTLSRVVDGLLQRGVLVRDRSDEDARALALSLTAAGRDLTLRIIPLAQVYERVSLSGLTAAQAESLRDMLRMVYDNLAVLDNE, from the coding sequence ATGGCCACCAGAAAACAAACCGCAGCAAAGGCCCCGCAGCCGCGCAAGGCTCGCACCGAGGTACCATCCAAATTGAATGCAACTGCAGACAAATCGACAGATCACGATCTGGAGCGGGCCATTCCGTATCTGCTTGCCCGCGCAGGCATGCGCATGGGGCAGTCGTTCAGCAAGGAGCTCAAGCAGTTCAAGCTCTCTTTGACCGAGTGGCGGGTCTGCGTGGCGCTGCACCACAAGGCGCACCAGCGGCTTTCCGACCTGGCGCTGCACACGTCGACGGACGCTTCCACGCTCTCGCGGGTGGTCGACGGCCTGCTGCAGCGCGGCGTGCTGGTGCGCGACCGGTCGGACGAGGATGCGCGCGCGCTCGCGCTGAGCCTGACCGCGGCGGGCCGCGATCTCACCTTGCGGATCATTCCGCTGGCGCAGGTGTACGAGCGGGTGTCGTTGTCCGGGCTGACCGCTGCGCAAGCCGAGTCGCTGCGGGACATGCTTCGGATGGTCTATGACAACCTGGCGGTGCTGGACAACGAATGA
- a CDS encoding amidohydrolase family protein → MQGKIGLEEHFAIPETLQDSAGFVPGVYWKELSIRLLDIHDGRLRQMDEHGMEMMILSLNAPAVQAVADPAKAYELAVRANDFLAEQVAKRPDRFQAFAALPMQDPEKATQELERCMNVLGFRGALVNGFSQVGTPDNVAYYDAPQYAPFWAAAERLDAPFYLHPRNPIASWAQIYEGHPWLLGPTWAFAQETAVHALRLMASGLFDRHPGLKIILGHLGEGLPYNMWRVDHRNAWVKAPKGYPAQRKLCEYFQENFYLTTSGNFRTQTLIDAMLEIGSDRILFSTDWPFENIDHASNWFNDTSISEADRKKIGRTNALSLFKLA, encoded by the coding sequence ATGCAAGGAAAGATCGGTCTCGAAGAACATTTCGCAATTCCAGAGACGCTGCAGGATTCGGCGGGCTTCGTGCCCGGCGTCTATTGGAAGGAGCTCAGCATCCGCCTGCTCGACATCCACGACGGCCGGCTGCGCCAGATGGACGAGCACGGCATGGAGATGATGATCCTCTCGCTGAACGCGCCCGCGGTCCAGGCGGTGGCCGATCCGGCAAAAGCGTACGAACTCGCGGTGCGCGCGAACGACTTCCTCGCAGAGCAGGTGGCGAAGCGGCCCGACCGCTTCCAGGCGTTTGCCGCCCTGCCGATGCAGGACCCCGAGAAGGCCACGCAGGAACTCGAGCGCTGCATGAACGTGCTCGGCTTCCGCGGCGCACTGGTCAATGGCTTCTCGCAAGTCGGCACGCCCGACAACGTCGCCTACTACGACGCGCCGCAGTACGCGCCCTTCTGGGCCGCGGCGGAGCGGCTCGATGCGCCGTTCTACCTGCATCCGCGCAACCCCATCGCGAGCTGGGCGCAGATCTATGAAGGCCACCCCTGGCTGCTCGGCCCCACCTGGGCCTTTGCGCAGGAAACAGCCGTGCATGCGCTGCGGCTCATGGCGAGCGGGCTCTTCGACCGCCATCCAGGCCTCAAGATCATCCTCGGTCACCTGGGCGAAGGCCTCCCCTACAACATGTGGCGCGTCGATCACCGCAACGCCTGGGTCAAGGCGCCCAAGGGCTATCCGGCCCAGCGCAAGCTCTGCGAGTACTTCCAGGAAAACTTCTATCTGACGACCTCCGGCAACTTCCGCACCCAGACGCTGATCGATGCGATGCTGGAGATCGGATCGGACCGCATCCTGTTCTCGACCGACTGGCCGTTCGAGAACATCGACCATGCCTCGAACTGGTTCAACGACACGAGCATCAGCGAGGCCGACCGCAAGAAGATCGGCCGGACGAACGCGCTGTCGCTGTTCAAGCTCGCCTGA
- a CDS encoding TRAP transporter small permease subunit: MFKMLEWVSAKAMTIAGWCYLVITLLICFDIAARRLLGFSTEATTEVTGYLMAIGMSWGLAGTLFERGHVRIDVLVQKMPLKLRVWLHLASLIALMAASGFFAWGAFSLARDSWDFGATDLSALHTPLALPQGLWAAGLGLLLLAVVALAARALRQLATGDADGMDRMLMARTYVDEAAETLEAVAEAQQGMQQPAVRAAAAGVSR, from the coding sequence ATGTTCAAGATGCTTGAATGGGTGAGCGCCAAGGCGATGACCATCGCCGGCTGGTGCTACCTCGTGATCACTCTGCTGATCTGCTTCGACATCGCGGCCCGGCGCCTGCTGGGCTTCTCGACCGAGGCAACGACCGAAGTCACCGGCTACCTGATGGCCATCGGCATGAGCTGGGGCCTGGCGGGCACGCTGTTCGAGCGCGGCCATGTGCGCATCGACGTGCTGGTGCAGAAGATGCCGCTGAAGCTGCGCGTCTGGCTGCACCTGGCGTCGCTCATCGCGCTCATGGCCGCTTCGGGCTTCTTCGCCTGGGGTGCTTTCTCGCTGGCCAGGGATTCGTGGGACTTCGGCGCCACCGACCTGTCGGCACTGCACACGCCGCTGGCCCTGCCGCAGGGCCTGTGGGCCGCGGGCCTGGGCCTGCTGCTGCTGGCCGTGGTCGCGCTGGCCGCGCGCGCCCTGCGCCAGCTTGCCACCGGCGACGCCGACGGCATGGACCGCATGTTGATGGCACGCACCTACGTCGACGAGGCCGCCGAGACGCTGGAGGCCGTGGCCGAAGCGCAGCAAGGCATGCAGCAACCCGCCGTGCGCGCAGCGGCCGCAGGAGTCTCCCGATGA
- a CDS encoding intradiol ring-cleavage dioxygenase: protein MIDIDEWTITSAALKAQAATPSPRLKAVMDSLVRHLHDFAREVQLTEAEWASGIDFLTRVGKITDDKRQEFILLSDVLGLSTLVTAQCNRRPTGCTEATVFGPFYVPDAPAYRNGEDISNGASGEPCFVGGTIRGIGGEPIGHASIDVWQSDDEGWYDVQRPELDHAQGRGHLKSLEDGRYHFRSIVAVPYAIPHDGPVGRMLEQLGRHPWRPAHLHFMIKAPGYETLITHVFRSEGSYLGSDAVFGVRSSLIADWKRHAPGVAPDGTHMKVPFYTLDYDFVLNTAPKD, encoded by the coding sequence ATGATCGACATCGACGAATGGACCATCACCAGCGCAGCCCTGAAGGCGCAAGCCGCAACGCCCAGCCCGCGCCTGAAGGCCGTGATGGACAGCCTGGTGCGGCATCTTCACGACTTCGCGCGCGAGGTGCAGCTCACCGAGGCCGAGTGGGCCAGCGGCATCGACTTTCTCACGCGGGTCGGAAAGATCACGGATGACAAGCGGCAGGAGTTCATCCTGCTGTCCGACGTGCTGGGGCTTTCGACGCTGGTCACCGCGCAGTGCAACCGGCGCCCGACGGGATGCACCGAGGCGACGGTGTTCGGGCCCTTCTACGTGCCCGATGCGCCGGCGTACCGCAATGGCGAGGACATTTCCAACGGGGCAAGCGGCGAACCCTGCTTCGTCGGTGGCACCATCCGCGGCATCGGCGGCGAGCCGATCGGGCATGCGAGCATCGACGTGTGGCAGTCCGACGACGAAGGCTGGTACGACGTGCAGCGGCCAGAGCTGGACCACGCGCAGGGCCGGGGCCATCTGAAGAGCCTCGAGGACGGGCGCTACCACTTCAGATCCATCGTGGCCGTGCCCTACGCCATTCCCCACGATGGTCCGGTGGGCCGGATGCTGGAGCAGCTTGGCCGCCACCCGTGGCGCCCTGCGCACCTGCACTTCATGATCAAGGCGCCGGGCTACGAGACGCTCATCACCCACGTGTTCCGCTCGGAAGGCAGCTACCTGGGCTCGGACGCCGTGTTCGGCGTGCGCTCCTCCCTCATCGCCGACTGGAAGCGCCACGCGCCCGGCGTCGCACCCGACGGAACGCATATGAAAGTGCCGTTCTATACGCTCGACTACGACTTCGTACTGAACACCGCACCGAAGGACTAG
- a CDS encoding LysR family transcriptional regulator, with product MNINSIDLNLFLVFQAIYATRSVTLAGDRLGMTQSAVSNALKRMRERFNDALFVRSADGMVPTPVAERLIAPIEEGIACLVQAVDQGRTFEPETSSRTFRIAVNDIGQLVMVPELLSVARGIAPGVRFETVDVSVAEARQRMLHGQIDVALGSWEAMGPSFYQQRLFDETFVVLMSKASPLGTRERIALDDYLAAEHIAYRPQGTTDSQLQQTLERAGALDRRRVVLTAAHSLGLTSIVATSGLLLTAPARLAKAMVASRADLHSVEAPFEVRPFEIRQQWHERFHQDSGNRWLRELIFGLFHERSVREPAAQARAT from the coding sequence ATGAACATCAACTCCATCGACCTGAATCTCTTCCTGGTGTTCCAGGCCATCTACGCCACGCGCAGCGTCACGCTCGCAGGCGACCGCCTCGGCATGACGCAGTCCGCGGTGAGCAATGCCCTCAAGCGCATGCGCGAACGCTTCAACGACGCGCTGTTCGTGCGCTCGGCCGACGGGATGGTGCCCACGCCCGTCGCCGAGCGGCTCATCGCGCCCATCGAGGAAGGCATCGCCTGCCTGGTGCAGGCGGTCGACCAGGGCCGTACCTTCGAGCCGGAGACCTCGAGCCGCACGTTCCGGATCGCCGTCAACGACATCGGGCAACTGGTCATGGTGCCGGAACTGCTCTCGGTCGCGCGCGGCATCGCGCCGGGCGTTCGGTTCGAAACCGTGGATGTCTCGGTGGCCGAGGCCCGGCAGCGCATGCTCCATGGGCAGATCGACGTGGCCCTGGGCAGCTGGGAAGCGATGGGGCCATCGTTCTACCAGCAGCGGCTGTTCGACGAAACCTTCGTCGTGCTGATGTCCAAGGCGTCGCCGCTGGGCACGCGCGAGCGCATCGCGCTCGACGACTATCTTGCGGCCGAGCACATCGCCTATCGACCCCAGGGCACCACCGACTCCCAGCTTCAGCAAACCCTGGAGAGAGCTGGCGCGCTCGATCGGCGGCGGGTCGTTCTCACGGCCGCCCACTCGCTGGGCCTGACCTCGATCGTCGCCACGTCGGGGCTGCTGCTGACCGCGCCGGCACGCCTCGCCAAGGCCATGGTGGCGTCACGCGCGGACCTGCACAGCGTCGAAGCGCCGTTCGAAGTCAGGCCCTTCGAGATCCGCCAGCAGTGGCACGAGCGCTTTCACCAGGACAGCGGCAACCGCTGGCTGCGCGAGCTGATCTTCGGGCTCTTCCATGAGCGGTCGGTCCGGGAGCCCGCGGCGCAGGCGCGGGCCACCTGA
- a CDS encoding LysR family transcriptional regulator, with the protein MNVRFLEAFVWVAKLGSFKAAAEKMHTTQAGISSRIATLEEQFGVRLFDREHRGVMLTYQGTELMPYAERMIEMQARMVAAMGQADAFSGMLRIGVIETVAHTWLPDLFSRFAEKYPNATLELISDITPRLRDDLLRGTLDCAILSEEITPGFIDNRRIANLAMRWVTSPSLALKFPSRKLLSFADIATQPIISFHRESGVYRNIAQNASGCANLRVSYFSSLGAMIDLARTGFGTALLPLAVIQQDLLHGKLVVLDVDPLPIALPLVASMRLEPASPLAEALVGMAQVSCDQFIAGCRDDVLAP; encoded by the coding sequence ATGAACGTGCGTTTTCTCGAAGCCTTCGTCTGGGTCGCCAAGCTGGGCAGCTTCAAGGCGGCTGCCGAGAAGATGCACACCACGCAGGCCGGCATCTCCAGCCGCATCGCCACGCTCGAAGAGCAGTTCGGCGTGCGCCTGTTCGACCGCGAGCACCGCGGCGTGATGCTCACCTACCAGGGCACCGAGCTCATGCCCTATGCCGAACGCATGATCGAGATGCAGGCGCGCATGGTTGCCGCCATGGGCCAGGCCGACGCCTTCTCGGGCATGCTGCGCATCGGCGTGATCGAGACGGTGGCCCACACCTGGCTGCCCGACCTGTTCTCGCGCTTTGCCGAGAAATACCCCAACGCCACGCTGGAGCTGATCTCCGACATCACGCCCAGGCTGCGCGACGACCTGCTGCGCGGCACCCTCGACTGCGCCATCCTGTCGGAAGAGATCACGCCGGGCTTCATCGACAACCGGCGCATCGCCAACCTCGCGATGCGCTGGGTCACGAGCCCCTCGCTGGCGCTCAAGTTCCCGTCGCGCAAGCTGCTGTCCTTTGCCGACATCGCCACGCAGCCCATCATCTCCTTCCACCGCGAGTCCGGCGTCTACCGCAACATCGCCCAGAACGCGAGCGGCTGCGCCAACCTGCGCGTGAGCTACTTCTCGTCGCTGGGCGCGATGATCGACCTGGCGCGCACGGGCTTCGGCACGGCGCTGTTGCCGCTGGCCGTGATCCAGCAGGACCTGCTGCACGGCAAGCTGGTGGTGCTGGACGTGGACCCGCTGCCCATTGCGCTGCCGCTGGTGGCCAGCATGCGGCTGGAGCCGGCGTCGCCACTGGCCGAGGCGCTGGTCGGCATGGCGCAGGTATCGTGCGACCAGTTCATCGCCGGCTGCCGCGACGACGTGCTCGCGCCCTGA
- a CDS encoding cupin: MHKLMTGKRHREFFAIRPDAESTEWSTVPCTTGRIEELLLADNLDTAARSGSRTRLARWSAGALIDRPVVHDFHEEVFIVEGELVVGCDAEGEGGEAFGPYTFACRPPGAVHGPFVSRTGCVLFEIQYYE; this comes from the coding sequence ATGCACAAACTCATGACCGGAAAAAGACATCGCGAGTTCTTCGCGATCCGCCCCGATGCGGAATCGACCGAATGGTCGACGGTGCCTTGCACCACGGGACGCATCGAGGAACTGCTGCTGGCCGACAACCTCGACACCGCCGCGCGCAGCGGCTCGCGCACCCGCCTGGCCCGCTGGTCGGCCGGTGCGCTGATCGACCGGCCCGTGGTGCACGACTTCCACGAAGAGGTCTTCATCGTCGAAGGCGAGCTGGTGGTCGGCTGCGACGCGGAAGGCGAGGGCGGCGAAGCCTTCGGTCCCTACACCTTCGCCTGCCGTCCGCCAGGCGCGGTGCACGGCCCCTTCGTGTCGCGCACCGGCTGCGTGCTGTTCGAGATCCAGTACTACGAATGA
- a CDS encoding TRAP transporter large permease translates to MIAIVFIVAIGILIAGASLFGVQGHAAAAASASVPWWALAAVLVAFVGFFAGGIYVGAALAVLSLLAGFGLSDRPFWNFIGEMIWSPSTNFVLVSVPLFLLMGEVMLRAGLSERLYRALNIWMGRLPGGLLHTNIISCGVFSAVAGSSVATAATMGSVALPYFEKSHYPPKLVLGSLAAGGALGNLIPPGITFIIYGLITETSVGALYLAAVGPSVLVVLLFTAVILYYSYRLKLHGDEASKAIGWKHRIASLSDLVPTALLIALVLGTIYAGWATPTESAALGVAGSLLLALVDRKLKWKMLAESMRATARTTSMIALILFGAYFLNYILSSLGIPQMLAKFLTGLPFPGWVIMLVIIGFYLALGTFMEGMSMVITTIPLLFPVVTALGYDPIWFGVVITMLVEIAMISPPDGTVLYVLQGMRRQPGPITDVFAGVLPFMFVYMLAIIVLMVFPAIALWLPAHLM, encoded by the coding sequence ATGATCGCCATTGTCTTCATCGTCGCCATCGGCATCCTGATTGCCGGTGCATCGCTCTTCGGGGTGCAGGGGCATGCGGCCGCGGCCGCATCGGCCAGCGTGCCCTGGTGGGCGCTGGCCGCAGTGCTGGTGGCCTTCGTCGGCTTCTTCGCCGGCGGCATCTACGTGGGCGCAGCGCTGGCCGTGCTTTCGCTGCTGGCGGGCTTCGGCCTGTCGGACCGGCCGTTCTGGAACTTCATCGGCGAGATGATCTGGAGCCCCTCGACCAACTTCGTGCTGGTTTCGGTGCCGCTCTTCCTGCTGATGGGGGAGGTGATGCTGCGCGCCGGCCTCTCCGAGCGGCTGTACCGTGCGCTCAACATCTGGATGGGCCGGCTGCCTGGCGGGCTGCTGCACACCAACATCATCTCGTGCGGCGTGTTCTCGGCCGTGGCCGGCTCCAGCGTGGCCACCGCCGCGACCATGGGCTCGGTGGCACTGCCGTACTTCGAGAAGAGCCACTACCCGCCGAAGCTGGTGCTGGGTTCGCTCGCCGCCGGCGGCGCGCTGGGCAACCTGATCCCGCCGGGCATCACCTTCATCATCTACGGGCTGATCACCGAGACCTCGGTGGGCGCGCTGTACCTGGCGGCGGTGGGGCCGAGCGTCCTGGTGGTGCTGCTGTTCACCGCGGTCATCCTGTACTACAGCTACCGGCTGAAGCTGCACGGCGACGAGGCCTCGAAGGCCATCGGCTGGAAGCACCGCATCGCGAGCCTGTCGGACCTGGTGCCCACGGCGCTGCTCATCGCGCTGGTGCTGGGCACCATCTACGCCGGCTGGGCCACGCCCACCGAGTCGGCCGCGCTGGGCGTGGCGGGCAGCCTGCTGCTGGCGCTGGTGGACCGCAAGCTCAAGTGGAAGATGCTGGCCGAGTCGATGCGGGCCACCGCGCGCACCACCTCGATGATCGCGCTGATCCTGTTCGGCGCGTACTTCCTGAACTACATCCTGTCGTCGCTGGGCATCCCGCAGATGCTGGCGAAGTTCCTGACCGGGCTGCCTTTCCCGGGCTGGGTGATCATGCTGGTGATCATCGGCTTCTACCTGGCGCTGGGCACCTTCATGGAAGGCATGTCGATGGTGATCACCACCATTCCGCTGCTGTTCCCGGTGGTCACGGCGCTTGGCTACGACCCGATCTGGTTCGGCGTGGTGATCACCATGCTGGTCGAGATCGCCATGATCAGCCCGCCCGACGGCACCGTGCTCTATGTGCTGCAGGGCATGCGGCGGCAGCCCGGGCCCATCACCGACGTCTTTGCCGGCGTGCTGCCCTTCATGTTCGTCTACATGCTCGCGATCATCGTGCTGATGGTGTTCCCCGCCATTGCACTGTGGCTGCCGGCCCATCTCATGTGA
- a CDS encoding TRAP transporter substrate-binding protein, producing the protein MKPSLCSLASVAVAAALLAGPAAAQVPAGPKLAVQAITQVAPNLPQYTKVDQPLLRDGIAKATGGRVELTLSSWPERNVNGPEVLRLVRSGQVDIAAAPLTTVSGDVPMLDGVDLAGMNADIAQARKVADAMVPVANKELERLGIKLVATYPFSGQMLFCRKPVASLADLKGLKVRTNGPSASDLIKSLGGQPVSLAFGEVYTALERGTVDCGITGAGSGNGVKWPEVTTHLYTLPLSWSTSGYFVNLAWWNKLDPAIRTQFEKTLGEVQEAQWKLGVEATNDGIACNVGRTADCKLHTLMKKPMVEARPEASVGASLRKHLADDVLPGWIKRCGERCAAVYTDVIAPITGIKYAAK; encoded by the coding sequence ATGAAGCCTTCGCTGTGTTCCCTCGCATCCGTCGCCGTGGCCGCCGCGCTGCTGGCCGGACCCGCCGCCGCCCAGGTGCCGGCCGGCCCGAAGCTCGCCGTGCAGGCCATCACCCAGGTGGCGCCCAACCTGCCGCAGTACACCAAGGTCGACCAGCCGCTGCTGCGCGACGGCATCGCGAAGGCGACCGGCGGGCGTGTGGAGCTCACGCTCTCGTCCTGGCCCGAACGCAACGTGAACGGCCCCGAAGTCCTGCGCCTGGTGCGCTCGGGCCAGGTCGACATCGCTGCCGCGCCGCTGACCACCGTGTCGGGCGACGTGCCGATGCTCGACGGCGTCGACCTCGCGGGCATGAACGCCGACATCGCCCAGGCCCGCAAGGTGGCCGATGCGATGGTGCCGGTGGCCAACAAGGAGCTGGAGCGCCTGGGCATCAAGCTGGTCGCGACCTATCCGTTCTCGGGCCAGATGCTGTTCTGCCGCAAGCCCGTGGCGAGCCTGGCCGATCTCAAGGGCCTGAAGGTGCGCACCAACGGTCCGTCGGCCTCGGACCTGATCAAGTCGCTCGGCGGCCAGCCGGTGTCGCTGGCTTTCGGCGAGGTCTACACCGCGCTGGAACGCGGCACGGTCGACTGCGGCATCACCGGCGCCGGTTCGGGCAACGGCGTGAAGTGGCCCGAGGTCACGACGCACCTCTACACGCTGCCGCTGTCGTGGTCGACCTCGGGCTACTTCGTGAACCTGGCGTGGTGGAACAAGCTCGACCCGGCGATCCGCACCCAGTTCGAGAAGACGCTGGGCGAGGTGCAGGAAGCGCAGTGGAAGCTGGGTGTCGAAGCCACCAACGATGGCATCGCCTGCAACGTCGGCCGCACCGCCGACTGCAAGCTGCACACGCTGATGAAGAAGCCGATGGTTGAAGCCAGGCCCGAAGCCAGCGTTGGCGCGTCGCTGCGCAAGCACCTGGCGGATGACGTGCTGCCCGGCTGGATCAAGCGCTGCGGCGAGCGCTGCGCGGCGGTCTACACCGACGTGATCGCGCCGATCACCGGCATCAAGTACGCCGCGAAATAA
- a CDS encoding MFS transporter, which produces MRHIDLHKLADDARFNRFHGLVLFWCALIIVFDGYDLSVVGIALPSIMKKMGVDATNAGFMVSSALFGMMFGAIFMGTIADRIGRRWAIAVCVGLFSIFTALAGLAEDPVAFSAMRFLAGLGIGGVMPNVVAQMTEYSPKKIRATLVTLMFSGYAVGGMIAALLGKGFIESYGWQSVFFAAGLPVLLIPFILKSVPESMPFLLARGRTEELKKIASRLDPSYTPQATDRFVVPAKDRADSAPIKHLFHDGRGFSTVMFWIAFFMCLFMVFALSSWLTKLMASAGYSLGSALTFVLVLNAGAMVGAIAGGWLADRFHIKYVLAGMYALAAVSLTLLGYRMPTPVLFILIGLAGASTIGTQIVANAYTGQYYPMAVRATGLGWALGVGRSGAILAPILIGVLVGMNLPLHQNFIAIAIPAVIGMVAVLLIQHDRSASALRADAGPALDKVAAGVPGTPGG; this is translated from the coding sequence ATGCGCCACATCGATCTTCACAAGCTGGCCGACGACGCCCGCTTCAACCGCTTCCACGGCCTGGTGCTGTTCTGGTGCGCGCTGATCATCGTGTTCGACGGCTACGACCTGTCGGTGGTGGGCATCGCACTGCCGTCGATCATGAAGAAGATGGGCGTCGACGCCACCAATGCCGGCTTCATGGTCAGCTCGGCACTCTTCGGCATGATGTTCGGCGCCATCTTCATGGGGACCATCGCCGACCGGATCGGCCGCCGCTGGGCGATCGCCGTCTGCGTCGGCCTCTTCAGCATCTTCACTGCTCTGGCCGGACTGGCGGAGGATCCCGTTGCATTCAGCGCCATGCGCTTTCTCGCCGGGCTCGGCATCGGCGGCGTGATGCCGAACGTCGTGGCGCAGATGACCGAGTATTCGCCGAAGAAGATCCGCGCCACCCTTGTCACGCTGATGTTCAGTGGCTATGCCGTCGGAGGAATGATCGCGGCGCTCCTTGGCAAGGGATTCATCGAAAGCTATGGCTGGCAATCGGTATTCTTCGCCGCCGGCCTGCCGGTCCTTCTGATTCCGTTCATCCTCAAGTCGGTTCCGGAATCGATGCCGTTCCTGCTGGCCCGGGGCCGCACCGAAGAGCTGAAGAAGATCGCCTCCCGGCTCGACCCGAGCTACACGCCGCAGGCGACCGACCGCTTCGTCGTACCGGCCAAGGACCGGGCCGACAGCGCACCGATCAAGCACCTCTTCCACGACGGCCGCGGCTTCAGCACCGTGATGTTCTGGATCGCGTTCTTCATGTGCCTGTTCATGGTCTTCGCGCTGAGCTCATGGCTGACCAAGCTCATGGCCAGCGCGGGCTACAGCCTGGGTTCGGCCTTGACCTTCGTCCTGGTGCTGAACGCAGGTGCGATGGTCGGCGCCATCGCAGGCGGCTGGCTCGCCGACCGCTTCCACATCAAATACGTGCTCGCGGGGATGTATGCGCTGGCAGCGGTTTCCCTCACGCTGCTGGGCTACAGGATGCCGACACCGGTGCTGTTCATCCTGATCGGGCTGGCCGGCGCGTCGACGATCGGCACGCAGATCGTGGCCAACGCCTACACCGGCCAGTACTACCCGATGGCCGTGCGCGCCACCGGCCTCGGCTGGGCATTGGGGGTCGGCCGCAGCGGCGCGATCCTGGCACCGATCCTGATCGGCGTGCTGGTCGGCATGAACCTGCCGCTGCACCAGAACTTCATTGCCATTGCCATTCCGGCCGTCATCGGCATGGTGGCGGTGCTGCTGATCCAGCACGACCGGTCGGCGTCGGCGCTGCGCGCGGATGCCGGTCCTGCGCTGGACAAGGTGGCGGCGGGCGTGCCCGGAACGCCTGGAGGCTGA
- a CDS encoding maleylacetate reductase, whose translation MDRFVYTASPSRIVFGADSIDQLPAEIERLGATRALVLCTPNQRGQAQAIADRLPGRIAGIFDEAAMHVPIETARKARALASELKADCALAVGGGSTIGLGKAIALESGLPIIAVPTTYAGSEATPIYGITEAGLKKTGRDARVLPRVVIYDPGLTLSLPLELTVTSAINAMAHAAEGLYAHDGNPVISLMAEEGIRACAASLQPLRENPRDLPARSQALYGAWLCGTVLGAVSMGLHHKLCHTLGGTFDLPHAQVHTVVLPHALAYNAGAAPQALARIARALGVADAAMGFFELARTHGAAVSLKAIGMPADGLEQAAGLAVSNQYPNPRPLEKAALRALLDRAWEGSPPGL comes from the coding sequence ATGGATCGCTTCGTCTACACCGCAAGCCCTTCGCGCATCGTCTTCGGTGCGGACAGCATCGACCAGCTGCCGGCGGAGATCGAACGCCTGGGCGCCACGCGCGCCCTCGTCCTGTGCACGCCCAACCAGCGCGGGCAGGCGCAAGCCATTGCCGACCGGCTGCCGGGCCGCATCGCGGGGATCTTCGACGAAGCAGCCATGCACGTGCCGATCGAGACCGCGCGCAAGGCCCGCGCACTGGCCTCCGAGCTGAAGGCGGATTGCGCGCTCGCGGTTGGCGGTGGCTCCACCATCGGGCTCGGCAAGGCGATTGCGCTGGAGTCCGGCCTGCCGATCATCGCGGTGCCGACGACCTACGCGGGAAGCGAAGCGACGCCCATCTACGGCATCACGGAAGCGGGCCTGAAGAAGACCGGACGCGACGCGCGCGTGCTTCCGCGTGTCGTCATCTACGACCCCGGGCTCACGCTGTCGCTGCCCTTGGAGCTGACGGTCACGAGCGCGATCAATGCGATGGCGCATGCGGCCGAGGGCCTGTATGCGCACGACGGCAACCCGGTGATCTCGTTGATGGCCGAAGAGGGAATCCGCGCCTGCGCGGCGTCGCTGCAGCCGCTGCGGGAGAACCCGCGCGACCTGCCCGCACGCAGCCAGGCCCTCTACGGCGCCTGGCTGTGCGGCACCGTGCTCGGTGCCGTGTCGATGGGCCTGCACCACAAGCTGTGCCACACGCTGGGCGGCACCTTCGACCTGCCGCATGCGCAGGTGCACACCGTGGTTCTTCCGCATGCGCTTGCGTACAACGCGGGCGCGGCGCCGCAGGCCCTGGCGCGCATCGCAAGAGCCCTGGGCGTTGCGGATGCGGCCATGGGGTTCTTCGAACTGGCAAGAACGCACGGCGCCGCCGTGTCGCTGAAGGCGATCGGCATGCCGGCTGACGGGCTCGAGCAGGCGGCCGGCCTGGCCGTCTCGAATCAGTACCCGAATCCGCGGCCGCTCGAGAAGGCGGCGCTGCGCGCGCTGCTCGACCGCGCATGGGAAGGTTCGCCGCCCGGGCTGTGA